In the genome of Kwoniella shivajii chromosome 5, complete sequence, one region contains:
- a CDS encoding protein transporter SEC23, giving the protein MNGPGFEDVEDKDGVRLSWNVWPSSRIEATRTVVPISALYTPLKEREDLPPVMYEPVTCKGSCKAILNPYCQVDVRGKMWICPFCLQRNPFPQHYHQDLSPNNLPPELLPKFTTIEYTLSRPAQIPPVFLYVVDTCVDEDELKALRETLVVSLSLLPPNALVGLITFGTMAMVHELAYADCPKAYVFRGSKDYQPKQIADMLGLNPSSRPLQPMRPGQPLPAPAASKFLQTVETCEFQLTNILENLQRDPWPVDQDKRPLRCTGVALGVATALLESAFPNTGARIMLFSGGPPTDGPGLVVSPELREPIRSHHDIDRDSVKHFKRATKYYEGLSKRASANGHAIDIYAGCLDQVGLLEMKSLTNATNGFMIISDSFMTAIFKQSFLRTLGKDEQGYLKMGFNGTFDVLTTKELKISGVIGHVISANKKSQCVGETEIGIGQTSAWKVCSLTPKTSLAVYFEVVTPAGQALSPNQSGLIQFVTHYQHSSGQYRLRVTTISRTFQEGGHPSIAASFDQEAAAVLMARIAVFKAEIDDSPDVLRWLDRMLIRLCQKFADYRKEDPTSFQLSPNFSIYPQFMFHLRRSQFLQVFNNSPDETAFYRHVLNDADVNNSLIMIQPTLMSYGFDTEPHPVLLDSVSIRPDVILLLDTFFHILIFHGETVAQWRKANYQEQEDYANFKELLEAPVVDAQELLEDRLPIPRYIVCDQGGSQARFLLSKLNPSTTHQSGSMYGAGPAGGQAIFTDDVSLQVFMEHLKRLAVGASTS; this is encoded by the exons TCAAGTCGATGTTCGAGGTAAAATGTGGATATGTCCATTCTGTTTACAACGTAATCCTTTCCCTCAACATTATCACCAAGATCTTTCACCTAACAATCTTCCTCCTGAGCTTTTACCAAAATTCACAACTATCGAATACACACTTTCGAGACCTGCGCAAATCCCTCCAGTCTTTCTTTACGTAGTGGACACTTGTgtagacgaagatgaactcAAAGCTTTAAGAGAAACTTTGGTCGTCAGTTTGAGCTTGTTACCTCCTAATGCTTTAGTCGGTTTGATCACCTTCGGAACTATG GCGATGGTCCACGAACTTGCGTATGCGGATTGCCCAAAGGCATACGTATTTAGAGGATCAAAAGATTATCAACCTAAGCAAATCGCAGATATGTTAGGTCTCAATCCTTCCTCTAGACCTCTTCAACCAATGAGACCAGGTCAACCATTACCCGCTCCAGCAGCATCGAAGTTCCTCCAAACTGTTGAGACATGTGAATTCCAACTTACAAACATCCTTGAAAATCTTCAAAGAGACCCTTGGCCAGTAGACCAAGATAAAAGACCACTTAGATGCACTGGTGTTGCTTTGGGCGTAGCTACTGCTTTGCTTGAG AGCGCATTCCCTAACACCGGTGCTAGAATCATGCTCTTCTCCGGTGGTCCTCCTACCGATGGTCCAGGTTTGGTCGTTAGTCCTGAACTCAGAGAACCCATTCGATCGCACCATGACATCGACAGAGACAGCGTTAAGCACTTCAAGCGAGCCACCAAG TACTACGAAGGTCTCTCTAAACGAGCTTCTGCTAACGGTCATGCCATCGATATCTATGCCGGATGTCTCGATCAAGTCGGTCTCTTGGAAATGAAATCGCTCACAAATGCCACCAACGGTTTCATGATCATATCCGACTCGTTCATGACAGCCATTTTCAAGCAAAGTTTCTTGCGAACTCTGGGCAAAGACGAACAAGGTTACCTCAAGATGGGTTTCAATGGTACTTTCGATgttttg ACTACCAAAGAACTCAAGATATCTGGTGTTATCGGCCACGTTATCTCAGCCAACAAAAAATCGCAATGCGTTGGCGAGACAGAAATTGGTATTGGACAAACGTCAGCTTGGAAAGTTTGTTCACTTACCCCAAAAACTTCTTTGGCCGTGTACTTTGAAGTTGTTACTCCTGCTGGTCAAGCTTTATCCCCTAATCAATCAGGTCTAATCCAATTCGTTACTCATTATCAACATTCATCCGGTCAATATCGATTACGAGTCACAACTATATCTCGAACTTTCCAAGAAGGAGGACATCCTTCTATTGCAGCTTCGTTTGATCAAGAAGCAGCCGCCGTCCTCATGGCTCGAATCGCCGtattcaaagctgaaattgaCGATTCACCAGATGTACTCAGATGGCTGGATAGAATGCTCATCAGATTGTGTCAGAAATTCGCGGATTACAGGAAAGAAGATCCAACATCCTTCCAGCTCAGCCCAAATTTCAGTATTTACCCTCAATTCATGTTCCATTTGAGAAGATCTCAGTTCTTACAAGTGTTCAATAATTCTCCTGATGAAACAGCATTCTACAG ACATGTGCTCAATGATGCCGATGTCAACAATTCTCTCATTATGATTCAGCCAACGTTGATGTCATATGGATTCGACACTGAGCCTCATCCAGTCTTGTTAGATTCCGTTTCTATCCGACCTGATGTGATTTTACTTTTGGACACATTCTTCCATATTTTGATCTTCCACGGAGAGACAGTCGCTCAATGGAGAAAAGCGAAttatcaagaacaagaagacTATGCCAACTTTAAAGAATTGTTAGAAGCTCCAGTCGTTGATGCACAAGAGTTATTGGAAGATAGATTACCTATTCCAAGATATATCGTTTGTGATCAAGGTGGATCGCAAGCGAGATTCTTATTATCAAAATTGAACCCTTCAACTACACATCAATCTGGAAGTATGTACGGCGCAGGTCCCGCAGGTGGTCAAGCTATCTTTACAGATGATGTCAGTCTGCAAGTATTCATGGAGCACCTAAAGAGATTG GCTGTTGGTGCTTCTACGAGCTAG